Proteins encoded in a region of the Phocoena phocoena chromosome X, mPhoPho1.1, whole genome shotgun sequence genome:
- the SLC6A8 gene encoding sodium- and chloride-dependent creatine transporter 1 isoform X2 has translation MAKKGAKNGIYSVSGDEKKGPLIAPGPDGAPAKADGPAGLGAPGGHLAVPPRETWTRQMDFIMSCVGFAVGLGNVWRFPYLCYKNGGGVFLIPYILIALVGGIPIFFLEISLGQFMKAGSINVWNICPLFKGLGYASMVIVFYCNTYYIMVLAWGFYYLVKSFTTTLPWATCGHTWNTPDCVEIFRHEDCANATLANLTCDQLADRRSPVIEFWENKVLRLSGGLEVPGALNWEVTLCLLACWVLVYFCVWKGVKSTGKVVYFTATFPYVVLVVLLVRGVLLPGAVDGIIYYLKPDWSKLASPQVWIDAGTQIFFSYAIGLGALTALGSYNRFNNNCYNGTSFFAGFVVFSILGFMATEQGVHISKVAESGPGLAFIAYPRAVTLMPVAPLWAALFFFMLLLLGLDSQFVGVEGFITGLLDLLPASYYFRFQREISVALCCTLCFVIDLSMVTDGGMYVFQLFDYYSASGTTLLWQAFWECVVIAWVYGADRFMDDVACMIGYRPCPWMKWCWSFFTPLVCMGIFIFNTVYYKPLVYNNTYVYPWWGEAMGWGFALSSMLCVPLHLLGCLLRAKGTVAERWQHLTQPVWGLHHLEYRAQDSDVRGLTTLTPVSESSKVVVVESVM, from the exons ATGGCGAAGAAGGGCGCCAAGAACGGCATCTACAGCGTGTCCGGCGACGAGAAGAAGGGCCCCCTGATCGCGCCCGGGCCCGACGGGGCCCCGGCCAAGGCCGACGGCCCCGCGGGCCTGGGGGCGCCTGGCGGCCACCTGGCCGTGCCACCGCGCGAGACCTGGACGCGCCAGATGGACTTCATCATGTCCTGCGTGGGCTTCGCCGTGGGCCTGGGCAACGTGTGGCGCTTCCCCTACCTGTGCTACAAGAACGGCGGAG GTGTGTTCCTCATTCCCTACATCCTGATCGCCCTGGTCGGAGGAATCCCCATTTTCTTCTTGGAGATCTCGCTGGGCCAGTTCATGAAGGCCGGCAGCATCAACGTGTGGAACATCTGCCCCCTGTTCAAAG GCCTGGGCTACGCCTCCATGGTGATCGTCTTCTATTGCAACACCTACTACATCATGGTGCTGGCCTGGGGCTTCTATTATTTGGTGAAGTCCTTCACCACCACGCTGCCCTGGGCCACGTGTGGCCATACCTGGAACACTCCCGACTGTGTGGAGATCTTCCGCCACGAAGACTGTGCCAATGCCACCCTGGCCAACCTCACTTGTGACCAACTTGCTGACCGCCGGTCCCCTGTCATCGAGTTCTGGGA GAACAAAGTCTTGAGGCTCTCCGGGGGGCTGGAGGTTCCGGGGGCCCTCAACTGGGAGGTGACCCTGTGTCTGCTGGCCTGCTGGGTGCTGGTCTACTTCTGTGTCTGGAAGGGGGTCAAGTCAACAGGAAAG gtcGTGTATTTCACCGCTACATTCCCCTATGTGGTCCTCGTTGTGCTGCTCGTGCGTGGAGTGCTGCTGCCTGGAGCCGTGGATGGCATCATCTACTATCTCAAGCCTGACTGGTCGAAGCTGGCGTCCCCTCAG GTATGGATAGATGCCGGGacccagattttcttttcttacgCCATTGGCCTGGGGGCCCTCACGGCCCTGGGCAGCTACAATCGCTTCAACAACAACTGCTACAA CGGGACCAGCTTCTTTGCTGGCTTCGTGGTCTTCTCCATCCTGGGCTTCATGGCCACAGAGCAGGGCGTGCACATCTCCAAGGTGGCGGAATCAG GGCCTGGCCTGGCTTTCATCGCCTATCCCCGGGCCGTCACGCTGATGCCTGTGGCCCCGCTCTGGGCTGCTCTGTTCTTCTTCATGCTGCTGCTGCTTGGCCTTGACAGCCAG TTTGTAGGTGTGGAAGGCTTCATCACCGGCCTGCTGGACCTCCTCCCGGCCTCCTATTACTTCCGTTTCCAAAGAGAGATCTCCGTGGCCCTCTGCTGTACCCTCTGCTTTGTCATTGATCTCTCCATGGTGACCGAT GGTGGGATGTATGTCTTCCAGCTGTTTGACTACTACTCAGCCAGCGGCACCACCCTACTCTGGCAGGCCTTCTGGGAGTGCGTGGTGATCGCCTGGGTGTACG GAGCCGACCGCTTCATGGACGACGTGGCCTGCATGATCGGGTACCGACCTTGCCCCTGGATGAAATGGTGCTGGTCTTTCTTCACCCCGCTGGTGTGCATG GGCATCTTCATCTTCAACACGGTCTACTACAAGCCGCTGGTCTACAACAACACCTACGTGTACCCGTGGTGGGGCGAGGCCATGGGCTGGGGCTTCGCGCTCTCCTCCATGCTGTGTGTGCCCCTCCACCTCCTGGGCTGCCTCCTCAGGGCCAAGGGGACCGTGGCTGAG CGCTGGCAGCACCTGACGCAGCCCGTCTGGGGCCTCCACCACTTGGAGTACAGAGCTCAGGACTCGGATGTCAGGGGCCTGACCACCCTGACCCCAGTGTCTGAGAGCagcaaggtggtggtggtggagagcgTCATGTGA
- the SLC6A8 gene encoding sodium- and chloride-dependent creatine transporter 1 isoform X1, translated as MAKKGAKNGIYSVSGDEKKGPLIAPGPDGAPAKADGPAGLGAPGGHLAVPPRETWTRQMDFIMSCVGFAVGLGNVWRFPYLCYKNGGGVFLIPYILIALVGGIPIFFLEISLGQFMKAGSINVWNICPLFKGLGYASMVIVFYCNTYYIMVLAWGFYYLVKSFTTTLPWATCGHTWNTPDCVEIFRHEDCANATLANLTCDQLADRRSPVIEFWENKVLRLSGGLEVPGALNWEVTLCLLACWVLVYFCVWKGVKSTGKVVYFTATFPYVVLVVLLVRGVLLPGAVDGIIYYLKPDWSKLASPQVWIDAGTQIFFSYAIGLGALTALGSYNRFNNNCYKDAIILALINSGTSFFAGFVVFSILGFMATEQGVHISKVAESGPGLAFIAYPRAVTLMPVAPLWAALFFFMLLLLGLDSQFVGVEGFITGLLDLLPASYYFRFQREISVALCCTLCFVIDLSMVTDGGMYVFQLFDYYSASGTTLLWQAFWECVVIAWVYGADRFMDDVACMIGYRPCPWMKWCWSFFTPLVCMGIFIFNTVYYKPLVYNNTYVYPWWGEAMGWGFALSSMLCVPLHLLGCLLRAKGTVAERWQHLTQPVWGLHHLEYRAQDSDVRGLTTLTPVSESSKVVVVESVM; from the exons ATGGCGAAGAAGGGCGCCAAGAACGGCATCTACAGCGTGTCCGGCGACGAGAAGAAGGGCCCCCTGATCGCGCCCGGGCCCGACGGGGCCCCGGCCAAGGCCGACGGCCCCGCGGGCCTGGGGGCGCCTGGCGGCCACCTGGCCGTGCCACCGCGCGAGACCTGGACGCGCCAGATGGACTTCATCATGTCCTGCGTGGGCTTCGCCGTGGGCCTGGGCAACGTGTGGCGCTTCCCCTACCTGTGCTACAAGAACGGCGGAG GTGTGTTCCTCATTCCCTACATCCTGATCGCCCTGGTCGGAGGAATCCCCATTTTCTTCTTGGAGATCTCGCTGGGCCAGTTCATGAAGGCCGGCAGCATCAACGTGTGGAACATCTGCCCCCTGTTCAAAG GCCTGGGCTACGCCTCCATGGTGATCGTCTTCTATTGCAACACCTACTACATCATGGTGCTGGCCTGGGGCTTCTATTATTTGGTGAAGTCCTTCACCACCACGCTGCCCTGGGCCACGTGTGGCCATACCTGGAACACTCCCGACTGTGTGGAGATCTTCCGCCACGAAGACTGTGCCAATGCCACCCTGGCCAACCTCACTTGTGACCAACTTGCTGACCGCCGGTCCCCTGTCATCGAGTTCTGGGA GAACAAAGTCTTGAGGCTCTCCGGGGGGCTGGAGGTTCCGGGGGCCCTCAACTGGGAGGTGACCCTGTGTCTGCTGGCCTGCTGGGTGCTGGTCTACTTCTGTGTCTGGAAGGGGGTCAAGTCAACAGGAAAG gtcGTGTATTTCACCGCTACATTCCCCTATGTGGTCCTCGTTGTGCTGCTCGTGCGTGGAGTGCTGCTGCCTGGAGCCGTGGATGGCATCATCTACTATCTCAAGCCTGACTGGTCGAAGCTGGCGTCCCCTCAG GTATGGATAGATGCCGGGacccagattttcttttcttacgCCATTGGCCTGGGGGCCCTCACGGCCCTGGGCAGCTACAATCGCTTCAACAACAACTGCTACAA ggatGCCATCATCCTCGCACTCATCAACAGCGGGACCAGCTTCTTTGCTGGCTTCGTGGTCTTCTCCATCCTGGGCTTCATGGCCACAGAGCAGGGCGTGCACATCTCCAAGGTGGCGGAATCAG GGCCTGGCCTGGCTTTCATCGCCTATCCCCGGGCCGTCACGCTGATGCCTGTGGCCCCGCTCTGGGCTGCTCTGTTCTTCTTCATGCTGCTGCTGCTTGGCCTTGACAGCCAG TTTGTAGGTGTGGAAGGCTTCATCACCGGCCTGCTGGACCTCCTCCCGGCCTCCTATTACTTCCGTTTCCAAAGAGAGATCTCCGTGGCCCTCTGCTGTACCCTCTGCTTTGTCATTGATCTCTCCATGGTGACCGAT GGTGGGATGTATGTCTTCCAGCTGTTTGACTACTACTCAGCCAGCGGCACCACCCTACTCTGGCAGGCCTTCTGGGAGTGCGTGGTGATCGCCTGGGTGTACG GAGCCGACCGCTTCATGGACGACGTGGCCTGCATGATCGGGTACCGACCTTGCCCCTGGATGAAATGGTGCTGGTCTTTCTTCACCCCGCTGGTGTGCATG GGCATCTTCATCTTCAACACGGTCTACTACAAGCCGCTGGTCTACAACAACACCTACGTGTACCCGTGGTGGGGCGAGGCCATGGGCTGGGGCTTCGCGCTCTCCTCCATGCTGTGTGTGCCCCTCCACCTCCTGGGCTGCCTCCTCAGGGCCAAGGGGACCGTGGCTGAG CGCTGGCAGCACCTGACGCAGCCCGTCTGGGGCCTCCACCACTTGGAGTACAGAGCTCAGGACTCGGATGTCAGGGGCCTGACCACCCTGACCCCAGTGTCTGAGAGCagcaaggtggtggtggtggagagcgTCATGTGA